The Castanea sativa cultivar Marrone di Chiusa Pesio chromosome 11, ASM4071231v1 genome contains a region encoding:
- the LOC142617521 gene encoding E3 ubiquitin-protein ligase DIS1 isoform X1, whose translation MPYIGRLVLINSDPHSWAYFASRVSHRNTWMASGNPFFDEMRSKPEVIDPPQSEDMLDVGEHVNDPAAISLKPNLTVSSSVRELLECPVCLNAMYPPIHQCSNGHTLCSGCKPRVHNRCPTCRHELGNIRCLALEKVAASLELPCKYQSFGCLGIYPYYSKLKHESQCVYRPYNCPYAGSECTVIGDIPYLVAHLKDDHKVDMHNGSTFNHRYVKSNPQEVENATWMLTVFSCFGQYFCLHFEAFQLGMAPVYIAFLRFMGDDNEAKNYSYSLEVGGNGRKMTWQGVPRSVRDSHRKVRDSFDGLIIQRNMALFFSGGDRKELKLRVTGRIWKEQ comes from the exons ATGCCTTATATTGGAAGATTGGTCCTTATAAATAGTGATCCACATTCATGGGCAT ATTTTGCTTCTAGAGTTAGCCACCGTAATACCTGGATGGCATCTGGAAATCCATTTTTTGATGAAATGCGGAGCAAACCTGAGGTCATTGATCCTCCTCAAAGTGAAGACATGTTGGACGTTGGTGAACATGTGAATGACCCTGCTGCCATTTCTCTAAAACCTAATTTAACTGTTTCTAGCAGTGTTCGTGAGCTATTAGAGTGTCCTGTGTGCTTAAATGCTATGTACCCTCCTATCCATCAG TGTTCAAATGGTCACACGTTGTGCTCTGGTTGCAAGCCCAGAGTGCACAACCGGTGCCCCACTTGCAGGCATGAACTTGGCAATATTAGATGTCTTGCATTGGAGAAGGTGGCTGCATCTCTGGAACTTCCATGTAAATATCAGAGTTTTGGGTGCTTGGGCATATACCCATATTACAGCAAACTTAAACATGAATCTCAATGTGTCTATAGACCCTATAACTGTCCCTATGCTGGGTCAGAATGCACAGTCATTGGTGATATACCCTATCTGGTGGCCCACCTGAAAGATGATCACAAGGTTGACATGCACAATGGCAGCACCTTCAACCATCGCTATGTCAAATCAAATCCACAAGAGGTTGAAAATGCCACATGGATGCTGACG GTCTTCAGTTGCTTTGGTCAATACTTTTGTCTGCATTTTGAAGCTTTTCAGCTCGGGATGGCTCCTGTCTACATAGCATTCTTGCGATTTATGGGTGATGATAATGAGGCAAAGAACTACAGCTACAGCCTAGAGGTAGGTGGAAATGGGAGGAAGATGACTTGGCAGGGGGTACCTAGAAGTGTTAGGGATAGCCATAGGAAGGTGCGTGACAGTTTTGATGGTCTTATCATCCAACGCAACATGGCTCTCTTCTTCTCTGGAGGAGACCGGAAGGAATTGAAGCTTAGAGTGACAGGTAGGATTTGGAAAGAGCAGTGA
- the LOC142617521 gene encoding E3 ubiquitin-protein ligase DIS1 isoform X2, with amino-acid sequence MASGNPFFDEMRSKPEVIDPPQSEDMLDVGEHVNDPAAISLKPNLTVSSSVRELLECPVCLNAMYPPIHQCSNGHTLCSGCKPRVHNRCPTCRHELGNIRCLALEKVAASLELPCKYQSFGCLGIYPYYSKLKHESQCVYRPYNCPYAGSECTVIGDIPYLVAHLKDDHKVDMHNGSTFNHRYVKSNPQEVENATWMLTVFSCFGQYFCLHFEAFQLGMAPVYIAFLRFMGDDNEAKNYSYSLEVGGNGRKMTWQGVPRSVRDSHRKVRDSFDGLIIQRNMALFFSGGDRKELKLRVTGRIWKEQ; translated from the exons ATGGCATCTGGAAATCCATTTTTTGATGAAATGCGGAGCAAACCTGAGGTCATTGATCCTCCTCAAAGTGAAGACATGTTGGACGTTGGTGAACATGTGAATGACCCTGCTGCCATTTCTCTAAAACCTAATTTAACTGTTTCTAGCAGTGTTCGTGAGCTATTAGAGTGTCCTGTGTGCTTAAATGCTATGTACCCTCCTATCCATCAG TGTTCAAATGGTCACACGTTGTGCTCTGGTTGCAAGCCCAGAGTGCACAACCGGTGCCCCACTTGCAGGCATGAACTTGGCAATATTAGATGTCTTGCATTGGAGAAGGTGGCTGCATCTCTGGAACTTCCATGTAAATATCAGAGTTTTGGGTGCTTGGGCATATACCCATATTACAGCAAACTTAAACATGAATCTCAATGTGTCTATAGACCCTATAACTGTCCCTATGCTGGGTCAGAATGCACAGTCATTGGTGATATACCCTATCTGGTGGCCCACCTGAAAGATGATCACAAGGTTGACATGCACAATGGCAGCACCTTCAACCATCGCTATGTCAAATCAAATCCACAAGAGGTTGAAAATGCCACATGGATGCTGACG GTCTTCAGTTGCTTTGGTCAATACTTTTGTCTGCATTTTGAAGCTTTTCAGCTCGGGATGGCTCCTGTCTACATAGCATTCTTGCGATTTATGGGTGATGATAATGAGGCAAAGAACTACAGCTACAGCCTAGAGGTAGGTGGAAATGGGAGGAAGATGACTTGGCAGGGGGTACCTAGAAGTGTTAGGGATAGCCATAGGAAGGTGCGTGACAGTTTTGATGGTCTTATCATCCAACGCAACATGGCTCTCTTCTTCTCTGGAGGAGACCGGAAGGAATTGAAGCTTAGAGTGACAGGTAGGATTTGGAAAGAGCAGTGA